The Humulus lupulus chromosome 3, drHumLupu1.1, whole genome shotgun sequence genome window below encodes:
- the LOC133821975 gene encoding putative clathrin assembly protein At2g01600 — MGTLQTWRKAYGALKDTTKVGLAHVNSDYADLDVAIVKATNHVECPPKERHLRKILIATSAIRPRADVAYCIRALSRRLTKTHNWTVALKTLIVIHRTLREGDPTFREELVNFSQRARILQLSNFKDDSSPIAWDCSAWVRTYALFLEERLECFRVLKYDIEAERLPRPAQGQEKGYGRTRELDSEELLEQLPALQQLLYRLIGCRPEGAAVGNYVIQYALALVLKESFKIYCAVNDGIINLVDKFFEMPRHEAVKALDIYKRAGQQASNLSDFYEVCKGLELARNFQFPVLREPPQSFLNTMEEYIREAPRVVSVPTEPLLQLTYKPDEGSSEETQLPSDEPVAPPSDIVSDVETATPPPPPPPPPQSSTDTGDLLGLGFDAPDVSVIEDRNAMALAIVTSEANTAPTFNSGTAGSKDFDPTGWELALVTTPGTDISAPTDRQLGGGLDSLTLNSLYDEGAYRASQQPVYGAPAPNPFETHDPFAMSNAIAAPHSVQMATMAQHHQPNPFGHYQPTYQAQPQHQQQPQPQPPHQQNLLMGPSNPFGDAGFGAFPANPVSHPQNNNPFGATGLL; from the exons AGATTTTGATAGCCACTTCTGCAATTCGTCCACGGGCCGATGTTGCTTATTGTATTCGTGCACTTTCCAGAAGATTGACCAAGACCCACAATTGGACG GTGGCATTGAAAACTTTAATAGTCATCCATAGGACATTGAGAGAGGgcgaccctactttcagagaGGAACTTGTAAATTTCTCGCAAAGAGCACGAATTCTTCAACTTTCTAATTTCAAGGATGATTCAAGCCCTATAG CCTGGGATTGCTCTGCATGGGTACGTACTTATGCATTATTTTTGGAGGAACGGCTTGAATGCTTCAGGGTTTTGAAGTATGATATTGAAGCTGAACGTTTACCAAGGCCTGCCCAAGGACAGGAGAAG GGATATGGTAGGACCAGAGAGTTGGACAGTGAAGAACTGTTGGAGCAGTTGCCAGCTTTGCAACAGCTGCTCTATCGTCTTATTGGTTGTCGG CCTGAAGGAGCAGCTGTTGGCAATTATGTTATACAATATGCCCTTGCTCTG GTGCTTAAAGAGAGCTTTAAAATTTATTGTGCTGTAAATGATGGAATAATTAATCTTGTTGACAAG TTTTTTGAGATGCCAAGACATGAAGCTGTCAAGGCCCTTGATATCTATAAGCGAGCTGGCCAGCAG GCTTCTAACCTTTCGGATTTTTATGAAGTTTGCAAAGGACTGGAGCTTGCTAGGAATTTCCAGTTCCCCGTTTTAAGAGAG CCTCCACAATCCTTTCTCAATACAATGGAAGAGTATATTAGAGAGGCACCTCGGGTGGTCTCTGTTCCAACTGAGCCATTG CTTCAATTAACATACAAACCAGATGAAGGTTCTTCGGAAGAAACCCAATTACCGAGTGATGAACCTGTGGCACCACCTTCAGATATTGTGTCTGATGTTGAGACtgcaacaccaccaccacctccaccacctcctcctcaaaGCAGCACGGACACTGGAGACTTACTG GGTTTGGGTTTTGATGCTCCTGATGTATCTGTAATTGAGGACAGAAATGCGATGGCCCTAGCCATTGTAACATCCGAAGCCA ATACTGCTCCCACATTTAACTCTGGCACTGCTGGATCAAAAGATTTTGATCCCACTGGCTGGGAGCTTGCTTTAGTAACCACTCCGGGCACCGACATTTCAGCACCTACTGATCGTCAATTG GGTGGTGGATTGGACTCACTCACTCTGAACAGTTTGTATGATGAAGGAGCATACAGAGCTTCTCAGCAGCCTGTCTATGGAGCCCCAGCACCAAATCCATTCGAGACACACGATCCATTTGCCATGTCAAACGCCATTGCTGCTCCTCATTCGGTTCAGATGGCAACCATGGCTCAACATCATCAGCCCAACCCCTTTGGTCATTACCAACCTACATACCAAGCACAGCCGCAACATCAACAGCAACCACAACCACAACCGCCACATCAACAAAATTTGTTAATGGGTCCATCAAACCCTTTTGGCGATGCAGGATTTGGGGCATTTCCCGCAAACCCTGTTTCGCACCCACAAAATAACAACCCATTTGGAGCCACAGGCCTGCTGTAA